A region of Sphingomonas crusticola DNA encodes the following proteins:
- a CDS encoding TPM domain-containing protein, which translates to MLGICRQWRALLALLVLVLLPSAAQAQTFPKFTGLVVDAANVLPADRKAALEAKLEALQQQTNHQLVVATIPDLQGYELADYGYRLGRAWGVGLKGADNGIILFIAPNEQPGHRGPRIEVGDGLEGVVTDALSSVIINTRMMPLLKAGDVPGAIDAGADALIQQLSLPDDQAKARAAAAVAEYDKAHSARRSNSHIPFGAIIWFVIIGFILLSHLGRRGGRRYARGGGSNWPVWLWAASEIANSSRSSGSSWGGSSWGGGDSGGGGGGWGGGGFTGGGGGSFGGGGASGSW; encoded by the coding sequence GTGCTTGGCATTTGCAGGCAATGGCGGGCGCTGCTCGCGTTGCTTGTGCTCGTGCTGCTGCCATCGGCGGCCCAGGCTCAGACCTTCCCCAAATTTACCGGCCTGGTCGTCGATGCGGCCAATGTCCTGCCGGCTGACCGTAAGGCTGCCCTGGAAGCGAAGCTTGAGGCGTTACAACAGCAAACCAACCATCAGCTGGTTGTGGCGACAATTCCCGATCTGCAGGGATATGAACTTGCCGATTACGGCTACAGGCTCGGGCGTGCCTGGGGCGTCGGCCTGAAGGGGGCCGACAACGGCATTATTCTTTTCATCGCCCCCAACGAGCAACCCGGGCACCGTGGTCCACGGATCGAAGTCGGCGATGGCCTCGAAGGCGTCGTCACCGATGCGCTTTCCAGCGTGATCATCAACACCCGGATGATGCCGTTGCTCAAGGCCGGCGATGTGCCGGGCGCCATCGATGCGGGCGCCGATGCGCTCATTCAGCAGCTCAGCCTGCCGGATGACCAGGCAAAGGCGCGGGCGGCTGCCGCCGTAGCCGAATATGACAAGGCGCACTCTGCACGGCGTAGCAACAGCCACATTCCCTTCGGTGCGATCATCTGGTTCGTCATCATCGGCTTCATCCTGCTGTCGCATCTCGGCCGACGTGGCGGGCGGCGCTACGCGCGCGGCGGCGGCAGCAACTGGCCGGTATGGCTGTGGGCGGCGAGCGAGATCGCCAACAGCAGCCGGAGTAGCGGTTCGTCGTGGGGCGGCTCCTCCTGGGGTGGCGGCGACAGCGGCGGCGGCGGTGGCGGCTGGGGTGGCGGCGGGTTCACCGGCGGCGGGGGCGGCAGCTTCGGCGGCGGCGGTGCATCGGGGAGTTGGTGA
- a CDS encoding NUDIX hydrolase, with translation MSSPQSGVPEIVWQGKYITARRWGTWEYVGRTRGIHAAVILAVVDGDVLLVEQYRVPLGGPCLELPAGLVGDKEEGEEIELAASRELEEETGYRPERIEIIGRFASSPGMVSETFSLVRATGLTKAGEGGGEPGENITVHRVPLPQVPAFVAAKRAQGMFIDVKLLVLLGGGMLD, from the coding sequence GTGAGCAGCCCGCAATCCGGCGTGCCGGAGATCGTCTGGCAGGGGAAATATATCACCGCCCGCAGGTGGGGAACGTGGGAATATGTCGGCCGCACGCGCGGCATCCACGCGGCGGTGATCCTCGCGGTAGTCGACGGCGACGTGTTGCTGGTCGAGCAATATCGCGTTCCCCTCGGCGGACCCTGCCTGGAGCTTCCGGCCGGCCTTGTCGGCGACAAGGAGGAGGGCGAGGAGATCGAACTCGCGGCATCGCGCGAACTGGAAGAAGAGACCGGCTATCGCCCGGAAAGGATCGAGATCATCGGACGCTTTGCCTCGTCGCCGGGCATGGTGTCGGAAACCTTCAGCTTGGTGCGCGCAACCGGGCTGACCAAGGCCGGCGAGGGCGGCGGCGAACCCGGCGAGAACATCACCGTCCATCGCGTGCCGCTGCCGCAGGTGCCGGCCTTTGTGGCCGCCAAGCGCGCGCAGGGCATGTTCATCGACGTGAAATTGCTGGTCCTTCTGGGCGGTGGAATGCTCGACTAG
- a CDS encoding LemA family protein has product MSRLNRFAPALLAPVAALALSGCGLNSIPTAEEAAKARWADVQNEYQRRADLVPNLVNTVKGYAKQESSVLVGVTEARARATSIQVSANDLQDPGKLQQFGAAQGQLSQALGRLLSVTENYPDLKSNANFLALQSQLEGTENRITIARRDYNASVQSYNTLIRTFPNSVGAKVFYGAKPMATFQATAPNAQAAPTVNF; this is encoded by the coding sequence ATGTCCCGCCTGAACCGTTTTGCCCCCGCTCTACTCGCTCCGGTCGCCGCGCTGGCGTTGAGCGGCTGCGGGCTCAACTCGATCCCGACCGCCGAAGAAGCCGCCAAGGCGCGCTGGGCCGACGTCCAGAACGAATATCAGCGCCGTGCCGATCTCGTGCCGAATTTGGTCAACACGGTGAAGGGTTATGCCAAGCAGGAATCGAGTGTGCTCGTCGGCGTGACCGAAGCGCGCGCCCGCGCGACCTCGATCCAGGTCAGCGCCAACGATCTTCAGGATCCCGGCAAGCTACAGCAGTTCGGCGCCGCGCAGGGCCAGCTGTCGCAGGCGCTCGGCCGCCTGCTCTCGGTTACGGAAAATTATCCGGACCTGAAGTCGAACGCCAACTTCCTCGCGCTGCAATCGCAGCTGGAAGGCACCGAGAACCGCATCACGATCGCCCGGCGCGACTACAATGCGTCGGTGCAGAGCTATAACACGCTGATCCGCACCTTCCCCAATTCGGTTGGTGCCAAGGTCTTCTATGGTGCCAAGCCGATGGCGACGTTCCAGGCCACCGCCCCCAACGCGCAGGCCGCGCCGACGGTGAACTTCTGA
- a CDS encoding helix-turn-helix transcriptional regulator, translating to MGVAQFDFAIRIFAIATLLLLAWLLFRQRHEIGMPAWLFLPLAVCLSGFLIGNTPLDALRPTGPAGAVPHFASGFAVVFLWWFCLSCFDRSFRPKGGVLTVGCVWALLASADRGLIGSAAADSGLSYVLIALGFGIVGHLIWRLAAERQGDLVQRRHDARMMVAVLLGGQLLVDLSVDALFGVAWRPLAFSMAQNIAILGFRLWLAGKLLDVRTDVLSFGLARVAKLAPSSSPIDQGVDRADGALHGRLSALIETRRVFLDPDLTFGRFVEQMEAPERNVRKLVNHELGFDHFRTFLNHYRMIEARRLLANPHRSADKLITIALDSGFASLPSFNRVFRAIEGCTPSEYRDALRDRLPPATSRKPADGVSVPGFKKRSAVF from the coding sequence ATGGGCGTGGCACAATTCGACTTTGCCATTCGCATTTTCGCGATAGCGACACTCCTGCTGCTCGCCTGGCTGCTGTTCCGGCAGCGGCACGAAATCGGCATGCCGGCATGGCTATTCCTACCGCTGGCAGTCTGCCTCTCCGGCTTCCTGATCGGAAATACGCCCTTGGACGCACTGCGCCCCACGGGCCCAGCCGGCGCGGTTCCGCATTTCGCCAGCGGCTTCGCGGTCGTCTTTCTGTGGTGGTTCTGCCTTTCCTGCTTCGACCGCAGCTTCAGACCCAAAGGCGGAGTGCTGACTGTGGGGTGCGTATGGGCGCTGTTAGCAAGTGCCGACCGCGGGCTTATTGGCTCCGCAGCAGCCGATAGCGGCCTGTCCTATGTGCTTATCGCCCTGGGGTTCGGCATCGTCGGCCATCTCATCTGGCGACTGGCCGCAGAACGTCAGGGCGACCTGGTCCAGCGACGCCACGATGCGCGGATGATGGTCGCGGTCCTGCTCGGCGGCCAGCTTCTGGTGGATCTGTCGGTCGATGCGCTGTTCGGCGTTGCATGGCGCCCGCTCGCTTTCTCTATGGCGCAGAACATCGCGATTTTGGGTTTCCGCCTGTGGTTGGCGGGCAAGCTGCTGGACGTCAGGACAGACGTGCTCTCCTTCGGGCTAGCACGGGTCGCCAAGCTAGCACCGTCCTCTTCCCCAATCGACCAGGGCGTTGATCGCGCAGATGGCGCGCTACATGGACGGCTATCGGCGCTTATCGAGACCCGGCGCGTCTTTCTCGATCCTGACCTGACATTCGGGCGGTTCGTGGAACAGATGGAGGCGCCGGAGCGCAACGTGCGCAAGCTCGTGAACCACGAGCTCGGATTCGATCATTTTCGTACTTTCCTGAACCATTATCGGATGATCGAAGCGCGTCGCTTATTAGCCAACCCGCACCGATCCGCCGACAAGCTGATCACAATCGCGCTGGACAGCGGATTCGCGTCGCTTCCCAGCTTCAACCGCGTCTTCCGTGCCATCGAAGGCTGCACCCCGAGCGAATATCGAGACGCCCTGCGGGATCGATTGCCACCCGCTACGTCCCGGAAACCGGCCGATGGGGTGTCGGTGCCCGGTTTCAAGAAACGATCGGCCGTGTTTTGA
- the pnp gene encoding polyribonucleotide nucleotidyltransferase, with translation MFDIKKTEIEWGGKTLTLETGRVARQADGAVIATLGETVVLCAVTAARSVKEGQDFFPLTVHYQEKYSAAGRIPGGFFKRERGATEKETLTSRLIDRPIRPLFPEGFYNEINVIAQVLSYDGENEPDILAIVAASAALTISGVPFMGPIGAARVGYIDGEYILNPTLDQIKSGDLDLVVAATGNAVMMVESEAKELSEEVMLGAVVFAHDASKKVVNAIIDLAEKAAKDPWELTQSDDSALKKQVHDTIGAGIAAAYKITTKAERVAAIAEAKAPLKEAFADADSATKLKVAKLGKKVEAEIVRGQILNEGVRIDGRDTKTVRPIEAMVHFLPRTHGSALFTRGETQAICSTTLGTKESEQMIDGLTGLSYERFLLHYNFPPYSVGEVGRFGAPGRREVGHGKLAWRALHPVLPSVEEFPYTIRVLSDITESNGSSSMATVCGGSLAMMDAGVPLKRPVSGIAMGLILEGKKFAILSDILGDEDHLGDMDFKVAGTSEGITSLQMDIKVAGITEEIMKVALAQANEGRAHILGEMAKALDSTRTELSAHAPRIETMQVPKDKIREVIGTGGKVIREIVATTGAKVDIEDDGTVKISSSDPAQIEAARKWIEGITQEAEVGKIYNGKVVNMVDFGAFVNFMGGKDGLVHISEIKNERVAKVSDVLTEGQEVKVKVLEIDPRGKVRLSMRVVDQETGAELEDTRPPREAGDRPERSDRGPRRDGEGRGDRGPRRDGDRDRGPRREGGDRGPRREGGGENRGEGRGDRGPRPARTEGGNDEGPAPEFAPAFLTRTDD, from the coding sequence ATGTTCGATATCAAGAAGACGGAAATCGAGTGGGGCGGCAAGACGCTGACCCTCGAAACGGGGCGCGTCGCCCGCCAGGCTGACGGTGCGGTCATCGCGACGCTCGGCGAAACGGTCGTGTTGTGCGCGGTCACCGCCGCCCGCTCGGTCAAGGAAGGGCAGGACTTCTTCCCGCTCACCGTTCACTATCAGGAGAAATATTCGGCCGCGGGACGCATCCCCGGCGGTTTCTTCAAGCGCGAACGCGGCGCGACCGAGAAAGAGACGCTCACCTCGCGTCTGATCGATCGCCCGATCCGACCGCTGTTCCCGGAAGGCTTCTACAACGAGATCAACGTCATCGCTCAGGTGCTGAGCTATGACGGCGAGAACGAGCCCGACATTCTCGCGATCGTCGCCGCCTCTGCCGCGCTCACCATCTCCGGCGTGCCCTTCATGGGCCCGATCGGCGCGGCCCGCGTCGGTTACATCGACGGCGAATATATCCTCAATCCGACGCTCGACCAGATCAAGTCGGGCGACCTCGACCTCGTCGTCGCCGCCACCGGCAACGCCGTGATGATGGTTGAATCCGAAGCCAAGGAGCTTTCGGAAGAGGTCATGCTCGGCGCCGTCGTGTTCGCGCACGATGCGTCGAAGAAGGTCGTCAACGCGATCATCGATCTCGCCGAAAAGGCTGCCAAGGATCCGTGGGAACTGACCCAGAGCGACGACAGCGCGCTCAAGAAGCAGGTCCACGACACGATCGGCGCCGGCATTGCCGCCGCCTATAAGATCACGACCAAGGCCGAGCGCGTTGCCGCCATTGCCGAAGCCAAGGCGCCGCTGAAGGAAGCCTTCGCCGACGCGGACAGCGCGACGAAGCTCAAGGTCGCCAAGCTCGGCAAGAAGGTCGAGGCCGAGATCGTTCGCGGCCAGATCCTCAATGAGGGCGTCCGCATCGACGGCCGCGACACCAAGACGGTTCGTCCGATCGAGGCGATGGTCCACTTCCTGCCGCGCACGCACGGTTCGGCTCTGTTCACCCGCGGCGAGACGCAGGCGATCTGCTCGACCACCCTGGGCACCAAGGAAAGCGAGCAGATGATCGATGGGCTGACCGGCCTGTCGTATGAGCGCTTCCTGCTCCACTACAACTTCCCGCCTTATTCGGTGGGCGAGGTCGGCCGCTTCGGCGCGCCGGGCCGCCGCGAAGTCGGCCACGGCAAGCTGGCATGGCGTGCGCTGCACCCCGTGCTGCCGAGCGTCGAGGAATTCCCCTATACGATCCGCGTATTGTCCGACATCACCGAGAGCAACGGCTCCTCGTCGATGGCGACGGTCTGCGGTGGTTCGTTGGCCATGATGGACGCGGGCGTTCCGCTCAAGCGTCCGGTCTCTGGCATTGCCATGGGCCTGATCCTGGAAGGCAAGAAGTTCGCGATCCTGTCGGACATTCTTGGCGACGAGGATCACCTCGGCGACATGGACTTCAAGGTCGCGGGCACGTCCGAAGGCATCACCAGCCTGCAGATGGACATCAAGGTCGCCGGCATCACCGAGGAGATCATGAAGGTCGCGCTCGCGCAGGCGAATGAGGGCCGTGCCCACATTCTCGGCGAGATGGCCAAGGCCCTCGACAGCACACGCACCGAATTGTCCGCCCACGCACCGCGCATCGAAACGATGCAGGTGCCCAAGGACAAGATCCGTGAAGTGATCGGCACCGGCGGCAAGGTGATCCGCGAGATTGTCGCCACCACCGGCGCCAAGGTCGACATCGAGGATGACGGCACCGTCAAGATCTCGTCGTCGGATCCGGCGCAGATCGAGGCCGCGCGCAAGTGGATCGAAGGCATCACGCAGGAAGCCGAAGTAGGCAAGATCTACAACGGCAAGGTCGTGAATATGGTCGATTTCGGCGCGTTCGTGAACTTCATGGGCGGCAAGGACGGCCTGGTTCACATTTCCGAGATCAAGAATGAGCGGGTTGCCAAGGTCTCCGACGTCCTGACGGAAGGCCAGGAAGTGAAGGTCAAGGTCCTCGAGATCGATCCGCGCGGCAAGGTTCGCCTGTCGATGCGTGTAGTCGATCAGGAAACCGGTGCCGAGCTGGAGGACACGCGTCCTCCGCGCGAAGCCGGGGATCGTCCGGAGCGCAGCGATCGTGGCCCGCGCCGTGACGGCGAAGGCCGTGGCGACCGTGGCCCGCGTCGGGATGGCGATCGTGATCGCGGCCCTCGTCGCGAAGGCGGCGATCGTGGTCCGCGTCGCGAAGGTGGCGGCGAGAATCGTGGCGAAGGCCGTGGCGATCGCGGTCCGCGTCCTGCCCGCACCGAAGGCGGCAATGATGAAGGCCCCGCGCCTGAATTCGCGCCCGCCTTCCTTACCCGCACCGACGACTGA
- a CDS encoding alpha/beta fold hydrolase, with the protein MPFVTTADGTELFYKDWGPKDATPIFFHHGWPLSADDWDIQMMYFLGKGYRVIAYDRRGHGRSTQTDTGNEMDTYAADVAVVTDHLDLKGAIHVGHSTGGGECIHYVARAKPGRVAKAVLIGAVPPIMVKSDSNPGGTPIEVFDDIRQQTAFNHAQFYIDLPTGPFYSFNRPGAKIVQGVIDNWWRQGMMGGIKAHVDCVKAFSETDFTEDLKSVDVPVLLMHGTDDQIVPIADAALIGINLLKHGTLKTYEGFPHGMATTHADVINPDLLAFIEA; encoded by the coding sequence ATGCCTTTCGTCACCACCGCCGACGGGACCGAATTATTCTACAAGGATTGGGGTCCCAAGGACGCCACGCCGATCTTCTTCCATCACGGTTGGCCGCTGAGCGCGGACGACTGGGACATCCAGATGATGTATTTCCTCGGCAAGGGCTATCGCGTGATCGCCTATGATCGCCGCGGGCACGGCCGCTCGACCCAGACCGACACTGGCAACGAAATGGATACCTATGCCGCCGACGTCGCGGTGGTCACCGACCATCTCGACTTGAAAGGCGCAATCCATGTCGGCCATTCGACCGGCGGCGGCGAGTGCATCCATTATGTCGCGCGCGCCAAGCCGGGGCGCGTCGCCAAGGCGGTGCTGATCGGTGCGGTCCCGCCAATCATGGTCAAGTCGGACAGCAACCCCGGCGGCACCCCGATCGAGGTGTTCGACGACATCCGCCAGCAGACCGCCTTCAACCACGCGCAATTTTATATCGATCTGCCGACCGGGCCTTTCTACAGCTTCAACCGGCCGGGCGCGAAGATCGTCCAGGGCGTGATCGACAATTGGTGGCGCCAAGGAATGATGGGCGGGATCAAGGCGCATGTCGATTGCGTGAAAGCCTTCTCCGAGACCGACTTCACCGAGGATCTGAAATCGGTCGACGTGCCGGTCTTGTTGATGCATGGCACCGATGACCAGATCGTGCCGATCGCGGACGCTGCTTTGATCGGGATCAACCTGCTCAAGCACGGCACGCTCAAGACCTATGAGGGCTTCCCGCACGGCATGGCGACCACCCATGCCGACGTGATTAATCCGGATCTGCTGGCCTTCATCGAAGCCTGA
- a CDS encoding GAF domain-containing protein produces the protein MYQFDIAAGSKAELYRDLASALDGLTADEPDAIANMANAAALLWEYLPDLNWAGFYRNVGGELVLGPFQGKAACIRIAFGSGVCGTAAATRESQLVEDVHAFPGHIACDAASASELVVPIVVNGELLGVLDLDSPNVARFDAEDQAGCETLVALLALRLLGNC, from the coding sequence GTGTATCAATTCGACATCGCCGCCGGAAGCAAGGCCGAGCTGTACCGCGACCTGGCGAGCGCGCTCGACGGGCTTACTGCGGATGAGCCCGATGCCATAGCCAACATGGCGAATGCCGCGGCGTTGCTGTGGGAATATCTTCCCGATCTCAATTGGGCCGGCTTTTATCGCAATGTCGGCGGCGAGCTCGTGCTCGGGCCGTTCCAGGGCAAGGCTGCCTGTATTCGCATCGCCTTTGGCAGCGGCGTGTGCGGTACGGCGGCGGCAACCCGCGAAAGCCAGCTGGTCGAGGATGTGCACGCTTTCCCAGGGCACATCGCCTGCGATGCGGCATCGGCGTCCGAACTGGTGGTTCCGATCGTTGTGAATGGCGAATTGCTCGGCGTCCTCGATCTCGACAGCCCCAACGTCGCCCGCTTCGATGCCGAGGACCAGGCGGGCTGCGAGACACTTGTCGCACTGCTGGCGCTGCGCCTGCTGGGCAACTGTTAG
- the mscL gene encoding large conductance mechanosensitive channel protein MscL has protein sequence MLREFRAFIARGNVLDLAVAVIIGAAFGKIVTSLTDDIIMPVIGKLSGGLDFSSHFVRLGAVPADYKGSLTSYADLKKAGVPLIGYGEFLTQVVDFLIVAFIIFLIVRGLTRAITALEKEKAAAPAPANPAEVILLREIRDALKGGTPPAAPTRGAGSLPLEGE, from the coding sequence ATGTTGAGGGAGTTCCGGGCGTTCATCGCCCGCGGCAACGTGCTCGATCTGGCGGTTGCCGTGATCATCGGCGCCGCATTCGGCAAGATCGTCACCAGCCTGACCGATGACATCATCATGCCGGTCATCGGCAAATTGTCTGGCGGGCTCGATTTCTCCAGCCATTTCGTACGACTCGGCGCGGTGCCGGCGGACTATAAGGGTTCGCTCACCTCCTATGCCGACCTGAAAAAGGCGGGCGTGCCGCTGATCGGCTATGGCGAGTTCCTGACCCAGGTGGTCGATTTCCTGATCGTCGCCTTCATCATCTTTCTGATCGTGCGTGGCCTGACGCGGGCGATCACGGCGCTTGAGAAGGAGAAAGCCGCCGCGCCGGCCCCGGCTAACCCCGCCGAGGTCATCCTGCTGCGCGAGATCCGGGATGCGCTGAAGGGGGGCACGCCGCCTGCGGCGCCGACACGCGGGGCCGGATCGCTGCCACTCGAGGGCGAATAA
- a CDS encoding TPM domain-containing protein produces MRLDPDDSAKVATAIRAAEAGTDGEISTIVAPSSDSYTDIVLQWALIAGLFPLAISAAWPNLLLWTLAPLTGWEAPSLRLLLSLLVVKCIILFLIARFVIGLPAVRMALTPGGTKERRVRARALMLFRAGTEQRTLSKTGVLLYLSLAERRAEIVADAAIHAKAPQEVWGEAMTALVEAMRDNRPGDGMAAAVERIGAVLAQHFPYTGTDPNEMPDRLIEL; encoded by the coding sequence ATGCGTCTCGATCCTGACGACAGCGCCAAGGTGGCGACCGCAATTCGCGCGGCGGAGGCCGGCACCGATGGCGAGATCAGCACGATCGTCGCGCCTTCGTCGGACAGCTACACCGACATCGTCCTGCAATGGGCGTTGATCGCCGGTCTGTTCCCGCTTGCGATCAGTGCCGCCTGGCCGAACCTTTTGCTCTGGACGCTCGCACCCTTGACGGGGTGGGAGGCACCGTCGCTGCGATTGCTGCTGAGCCTGCTGGTGGTGAAGTGCATCATCCTGTTCCTGATCGCACGGTTCGTGATCGGCCTCCCGGCCGTCCGTATGGCGCTGACGCCGGGCGGGACCAAGGAGCGCCGCGTGCGCGCTCGGGCGCTCATGCTGTTCCGTGCCGGGACCGAGCAGCGCACGCTCAGCAAGACAGGCGTCTTACTCTATCTGAGCCTGGCCGAGCGCCGCGCCGAGATCGTCGCGGACGCGGCGATCCACGCCAAGGCACCGCAGGAGGTCTGGGGCGAGGCCATGACCGCCCTGGTGGAGGCCATGCGCGACAACCGTCCGGGCGACGGCATGGCCGCAGCGGTCGAGCGGATCGGCGCCGTGCTGGCGCAGCACTTCCCTTATACCGGCACCGACCCCAACGAGATGCCCGATCGACTGATCGAGCTGTGA
- a CDS encoding phytoene desaturase family protein, with protein MKPDVLIVGAGHNGLTCAFYLAKAGLKVRMLERRGVVGGAAVTEEFYPGFRNSVASYTVSLLQPRVINDMALHQRGLRILDRPFSNFLPQPDGRYLLVGGGLEKTQAEFAKFSEADARALPAYYAMLDGVADVLRDLALQIPPNAGGGPAALLAAAKQGGRLARMPIEKQRDVLDLFTKSARAFLDGWFESDAVKAGFGFDAVVGNYASPDTPGSAYVLLHHVFGEVNGVKGAWGHAVGGMGAITQAMRQACEEQGVEILTGAPVARVLVEQGKAVGARLEYGSEHRAAIVAANVGPRLLYDRLIDPADLDPDFARRVKGFKVGSGTFRMNVALSELPRFTAKPEPGDHLKSGIILAPTLDYMDRAFTDARATGMSKAPIVEMLIPSTVDDSLAPKGQHVASLFCQQFAPVLPDGRSWDDEREAAANLIIATVEQWAPGFTNSVLGRQILSPLDLERTFGLMGGDIMHGAMSLDQLWSARPILGNAAYRGPIAGLYMCGAGTHPGGGVTGAPGHNAAKAILQDRSILGRMFRRA; from the coding sequence GTGAAGCCTGACGTATTGATCGTGGGCGCCGGCCACAATGGGCTGACCTGTGCTTTCTACCTCGCCAAAGCGGGGCTCAAGGTGCGGATGCTCGAGCGGCGCGGTGTCGTCGGCGGCGCGGCGGTGACGGAGGAGTTTTATCCCGGCTTCCGCAATTCGGTCGCGAGCTACACGGTCAGTCTGCTGCAGCCCAGGGTCATCAACGATATGGCGCTGCACCAACGTGGCTTGCGTATCCTCGACCGGCCCTTCTCCAATTTCCTGCCGCAGCCCGACGGGCGGTACCTGCTGGTGGGCGGCGGGCTTGAGAAGACCCAGGCCGAATTCGCCAAATTCTCAGAAGCCGATGCGCGCGCGCTGCCGGCTTATTATGCGATGCTCGACGGCGTCGCCGACGTGCTGCGCGACCTTGCGCTCCAGATTCCGCCCAATGCCGGCGGCGGCCCCGCGGCCTTGTTGGCCGCCGCCAAGCAGGGCGGGCGGCTGGCGCGCATGCCGATCGAGAAGCAGCGCGACGTGCTCGACCTCTTCACCAAGTCTGCACGCGCTTTCCTCGATGGCTGGTTCGAAAGCGACGCGGTCAAGGCGGGTTTCGGTTTCGATGCGGTCGTCGGCAATTATGCCAGCCCCGACACGCCGGGCTCAGCGTACGTCCTGCTCCACCACGTCTTTGGCGAGGTCAACGGCGTCAAGGGGGCATGGGGCCATGCGGTCGGGGGCATGGGCGCGATCACGCAAGCGATGCGCCAGGCGTGCGAGGAACAGGGGGTCGAAATCCTTACCGGCGCGCCGGTGGCGCGCGTGCTGGTCGAGCAGGGCAAGGCAGTCGGTGCGCGGCTCGAGTATGGCAGCGAACATCGCGCTGCAATCGTCGCCGCAAATGTCGGGCCGCGCCTGCTTTACGACCGGCTGATCGACCCGGCGGACCTCGATCCCGATTTCGCACGGCGGGTAAAGGGCTTCAAGGTGGGCTCGGGCACATTTCGCATGAACGTCGCGCTGAGCGAATTGCCGCGCTTTACCGCCAAGCCGGAGCCGGGAGATCATCTCAAGTCCGGCATCATCCTCGCGCCGACGCTGGATTATATGGATCGCGCCTTCACCGATGCGCGCGCCACCGGCATGTCGAAGGCGCCGATCGTGGAGATGCTTATCCCGTCGACCGTCGACGACAGCCTCGCACCCAAGGGTCAGCATGTCGCCAGCCTGTTCTGCCAGCAGTTTGCGCCGGTCCTGCCCGACGGCCGCTCCTGGGACGACGAGCGCGAAGCCGCCGCCAATCTGATCATCGCCACGGTCGAGCAATGGGCGCCGGGTTTCACCAACAGCGTGCTCGGCCGGCAGATATTGTCGCCGCTCGATCTGGAGCGGACCTTTGGGCTCATGGGCGGCGACATCATGCACGGCGCGATGTCGCTCGATCAATTGTGGTCGGCGCGGCCCATTCTCGGCAACGCCGCCTATCGCGGGCCGATCGCCGGGCTCTACATGTGCGGTGCAGGCACGCACCCCGGCGGCGGCGTCACCGGCGCGCCGGGGCATAATGCTGCCAAGGCGATCCTGCAGGATCGATCAATTCTGGGGCGGATGTTCAGGCGGGCTTGA
- a CDS encoding CPBP family intramembrane glutamic endopeptidase, BDIM_20840 family — MNGLIGLCGTLVLLVGLGGLIGAATRKRFFPRWLLIAALLVAINDALLTRGYGMLPDLLPGADWNWQGKILALASTLGIAALPAFGWSSVGLRLAREPGSLKASIPVALLYCAFFVGLALAFPGSRASGEEIAFQLTMPGLEEEPFYRGILLFALDRAFAGRVRFLGVDWGWGAVLSCLLFGLAHAFGFSGGHFVFDPVTMGLTALPSFIAVWLRLRTGSVLLPILMHNFGNSISLMI; from the coding sequence GTGAACGGACTTATCGGGCTGTGTGGAACTTTGGTGCTTCTCGTGGGGCTGGGAGGGCTGATCGGCGCCGCAACCCGCAAACGCTTCTTCCCGCGATGGCTGCTGATCGCGGCGCTGCTGGTGGCGATCAACGATGCCTTACTCACACGCGGATATGGGATGTTGCCAGATCTGCTTCCGGGTGCCGACTGGAACTGGCAAGGCAAGATCTTGGCACTGGCGTCGACGCTGGGCATCGCAGCTCTACCTGCCTTCGGCTGGAGCTCTGTGGGCCTGAGGCTGGCACGGGAACCAGGAAGCCTGAAGGCATCGATCCCGGTCGCGCTTCTCTACTGTGCCTTTTTCGTCGGCTTGGCACTGGCGTTTCCTGGCAGCAGGGCGAGCGGCGAGGAAATTGCCTTCCAGCTGACCATGCCGGGGCTCGAGGAAGAGCCGTTCTACCGTGGTATCCTGTTATTCGCGCTCGATCGCGCGTTTGCCGGCCGGGTGCGTTTCCTGGGCGTCGATTGGGGATGGGGCGCCGTGCTGTCATGCCTGCTGTTCGGCTTGGCCCATGCGTTCGGCTTTTCGGGCGGGCACTTCGTGTTCGACCCGGTGACGATGGGGCTGACGGCGCTGCCGTCGTTCATCGCCGTTTGGCTGCGGCTGCGCACCGGCAGTGTGCTGCTTCCGATCCTCATGCACAATTTCGGCAATTCGATATCGCTGATGATTTAG